In Schizosaccharomyces osmophilus chromosome 1, complete sequence, the genomic window TGTCGTTTGCGTCGTAAGTATCGTTCATAATACGGTACAGATACGAAGGAGGATATCCACCCCTAGAAGTGTTAGCAATGGTTTCCGCTTTTCATACGATAAATCAATAAATCCACTTACAAATTTGTGATAAAAAGATCGACAAGATCTGGTGGGATGTAATCATAATATGGGTTCAAGATTTCAGCATCGCTGATTAAATCGCCTTTTCTGAATGAAATGATATTTCCCGGAGAAGCAAGTTGGATAATAGACTCAAGGTCATAAGGATAAACGGGACTCAATTTGTATATACCGGAGCAAACCACGACAGGAGTAGCATGGTGTCTAGCAGCTTGAGCGACGAGATGAGCACCACTATAAGTCACCAATCCACCATTACCGAGAATTGCATGTGTGCCTAAAATAACTTTGTTCACCCGCGACATAATGGCGAATATCGCAGCATCTGAAATGACCGTTGTATCAATTCCAGCATTCGCAAGACGCTTTGCCATTGCATGAGCTCCATCTTGCATATTGGGAAACCCTTCTGCCACGATGACGgaaaactttcttttctttgcagcAAACCGCAAGAATGCTTCAACGGTTTTGGAGCATCCCTGAGTTAAAATGATTTCACTAAAAGCAACAGTTAGACAAACAGAATAATATATATCACAACATACTTGGAATGCAAATGATCCATAGACTGAATTTCAATGTCGGTGTTAATTTTGTCTAGTTCATCAATAATCTCCTGAATCCCAGCTATAAGCACTGCACGCATATCCATCCCGCCAGTGACTCTGCTATCACCGAGATTTTTATCTTGTGGGTAAGCTTCAGGAACTGGTCTTCCTAATAGGTTAAGCATTGAGGAGTACatctgaaaagaaattggttCGTTTCGTTCTGCTAGCTGGTCATTCGACAAACCACTACTTGGAGTAGTAACCGATGAAGAAGTAGATGAACCATTtgctctttctttattgatgtgctcttcttcaactgTATTTAGCAAATCCTGGTATTCTTCACGGATCATTCGCAAAATTCTACGAACGATGTTTCCACAAGAAAATTCTATGGTCGCGAATTAGTTTTCTGCTTCCAACAAATACCATGCACATACCACTAGGTTGGGCTTTCACAAGAGAAGATCCTACTGCTCGAATTGCTTCCAAAAGTTGATCTACGGTAGACCATCGTGTTTGAGAAATGACTTGTCGCATTACAAGAGCCGTTTCAACAGCCACTGGAAAAGGCTTATGAACCTTTCTCGACTTAAGCCTTGCAATTAAATTGCTGACTGCTGGATACGTATGTTCTATATCTTTCGCAGTCATTTCCATGAAATTGGTAAAAGACAAAGTGTTTACATGGATAACGACAAGGACCGTAATATTCACTTGTTTGATATTCAATATCATTTTAAAAACTATAGTGAGGTATTGTTATACAGAATAGGAAGCTACAATTATCCTGTGGAAAGTTTGTTTAGCGATAAAATAATAGACATCCCAactcaaaaatttataataTTATTAACTATAACGACACAATATAATACTAAACATTTCATTGTGATGTTTGGGATTAGAGGGAAATGACACGAATCTGGAACATTTGTTTAAGAAAATGCCGAGAAGTATTGAAGCAACATTGACTCATGATGTTAGATCTCGGGATGTGGAAAAGTATGAATACCGAGCTATTCCTGGCCAAAATTGTATACTATGTAAGGTTTTGCCTATTGCATTAATGGGAGTGTTTTCTTGAATCACTTTTAATAAGTCGGCCACACAACTGAACTGACTATACTTTTCACACATATAATGAAATTAACTGCGATCGAATATAGTGTTACTCATACCTTGGTTTTCCTTAAGCAGCGCATACAACGATACTTTTAAGAGAGCAATTCAAACAATCTTTTgtatatgaaaagaaaacagaccgcctttttcattccaataaacgaaaattccttttgaaaTGGATTGCTAGCTGCAAGGTAACAGTAAAAACCGaacatttctttcataGTAGTTGTATTATATGAGTCGTATAAATAATCTTAGCTTGGTATCATAATACAATTTCAAACTTGAAAGCGACATCTAGCAAGTACCAGTGAAAAGTTACAGAATGtcttactttttcataGAAATTTATTCTGGTTGAATTGCTTTATGTCGAAACCAATTTGTATTGTCTGCGGGACCACGGGAGCTGGAAAATCCGATTTGGCTGTTGAGCTAGccaaaaagtttgaaacAGAAGTTATCAATGCGGATTCTATGCAAGTGTATCGAGGGTTTGATACaataacaaacaaaatatctcgtgaagaacaaaaaaatgtcGCTCATCATCTCATGTCGTTTCTAGATTATGATCAAGAATATAGTGTTCCCAACTTTGAGAGGGACGCGAGGAGAATCATTCATGGATTGCAcgcaaaaggaaaaattccGATTTTAGTAGGTGGTACGAATTACTATCTGCATTCCTTATTGTTTGATGACTCTACCCTTTCGTCCATTGATCCTCCTTTACCAGACAAAGTCAAGCATCCCGACGAAGGAATATTAAGCTATGAGAATACAGATTTGATGCTTCCatatttgcaaaaagtTGATCCATTAATGGCTGAGCGCTGGCATCCTCGTGACGTACGCAAGATCCGCAGAAGCTTGGAAATTTACTTTCACACGGGAAAGCGACCTTCCGATATCTACAAAGAACAGTCGAGTTTAAGGAAATCGAAATTAAAGTATAAAACGCTTCTATTTTGGGCAAATGCTGAAAATGATGTGCTGATGCCTCGCTTGGATGCCCGAGTAGATAAAATGCTGCAGCATGGgcttttggatgaaataCAAACCATGAAATCTTCTATCGATAAAAGTGGGTTTACACCCGATCCTACTAGAGGAATTTGGCAATGTATAGGGTTTAAAGAGTTCGAACCTTGGTTTCATAATTCGTCTCAGGAAACATTTCAAGCATgtttagaaaaaatgaaggtgTCCACAAAGCAGTATGCCAAgtatcaaaagaaatggatTCTAAATCGGCTTTTACCTCTTTGCGTCTCCGAACAAAAGTTGAGGCCTTCGTCTATTctattttcaattgcaaACACCACGAATTTACAAAACTGGAACAAAGAAGTAACCCGTTCGTGCGATATTTTCTCCTGTTTTTTCAATGATCAAACACTTCCTGCTATgtcagaagaagaacacCGAGTATCGGAAAAAGCCGAAAAAGTTCTACAAATACAGGACAAAGATACAATTAGTACAAAGTTTACCTGTGATGTTTGCTTAGATAAAACTGGGAGATCCTTTGTTTCCATCGGTAAAGACGCATGGCAAACACATCTCCAAAGTCGAAAACACAAAATGACGATTCGTcgaatgaaagaaagagccACTCGACATGAGCGCATCGAAGCTGCAAAGAAAGCTGctatggaaaagaatatgGAAATCGATTAGTtcaatctcttttttttttatttttggtcGGTTTGGATTGGGGTTTACCGGTAATATAGAGTCTAAGGAACGTGATTTAAAatcaccttttttttctgttga contains:
- the tif222 gene encoding translation initiation factor eIF2B beta subunit — protein: MTAKDIEHTYPAVSNLIARLKSRKVHKPFPVAVETALVMRQVISQTRWSTVDQLLEAIRAVGSSLVKAQPSEFSCGNIVRRILRMIREEYQDLLNTVEEEHINKERANGSSTSSSVTTPSSGLSNDQLAERNEPISFQMYSSMLNLLGRPVPEAYPQDKNLGDSRVTGGMDMRAVLIAGIQEIIDELDKINTDIEIQSMDHLHSNEIILTQGCSKTVEAFLRFAAKKRKFSVIVAEGFPNMQDGAHAMAKRLANAGIDTTVISDAAIFAIMSRVNKVILGTHAILGNGGLVTYSGAHLVAQAARHHATPVVVCSGIYKLSPVYPYDLESIIQLASPGNIISFRKGDLISDAEILNPYYDYIPPDLVDLFITNLGGYPPSYLYRIMNDTYDANDTIL
- the tit1 gene encoding tRNA isopentenyltransferase Tit1; amino-acid sequence: MSKPICIVCGTTGAGKSDLAVELAKKFETEVINADSMQVYRGFDTITNKISREEQKNVAHHLMSFLDYDQEYSVPNFERDARRIIHGLHAKGKIPILVGGTNYYLHSLLFDDSTLSSIDPPLPDKVKHPDEGILSYENTDLMLPYLQKVDPLMAERWHPRDVRKIRRSLEIYFHTGKRPSDIYKEQSSLRKSKLKYKTLLFWANAENDVLMPRLDARVDKMLQHGLLDEIQTMKSSIDKSGFTPDPTRGIWQCIGFKEFEPWFHNSSQETFQACLEKMKVSTKQYAKYQKKWILNRLLPLCVSEQKLRPSSILFSIANTTNLQNWNKEVTRSCDIFSCFFNDQTLPAMSEEEHRVSEKAEKVLQIQDKDTISTKFTCDVCLDKTGRSFVSIGKDAWQTHLQSRKHKMTIRRMKERATRHERIEAAKKAAMEKNMEID